The genomic region TAGGAGAAACCGCCGGGAATCACGACGGCGTCAACGTCACCCAAAGTGGTGTCGGCGTGCCAGAGTTCCACCGGGGTGGCGCCTGCAAGACGGACTGCACGGGCGGCGTCGCGGTCATCCAGGGTGCCGGGGAACGTGACGACGCCGATCCTGGCACCGGCGAGCCTGGGGTTCTCGGCGACGGCAACAGCCTCGCCGATCAGGGGGAGTTCAGTCATGTCAGGCCTCAACGACCTCGACGTTGACGACGTCTTCGATGACCGGGTTGGACAGCAGGGTCTCCGCGGCGTCGCGGGCCTGGGCCAGGATCTCCTCGGTCACCTCGCCGTCGACCGTGAGTTCAAAACGCTTGCCCTGGCGAACAGAGCTGAAAGCGGTGAAGCCCAGCCGGGGCAGCGCACCGACGATGGCCTTCCCCTGCGGGTCCAGAATCTCGGGCTTGGGCATGACGTCGACAACGATCCGGGGCATCCGGCAACTCCTGTGCGTGAGCATTGGGTAAGGGCGCAGCGGAGTAGTGCCGTCTCACGCCGATCCGCTGTGTGTTGAGGACTACTTGGTGAATACAGCGTGAAAGGGCGCTCCGCGAGCTTGCAAGCCCATTCTACCGGCCGCAGTGCGTCCGGCCGCATTCGGGGCCGGGAGTGTGAACGCTGCCTCCCCGGCACGCCCTTGAACTGGACAAACGCCGCCGGGAGGGCGGCCTGGAACTATGGCCCCCGGCCGCCGCGGATCAGTAGGATGTGCCCATGGCTGAGAAACCGAAATCCGTGTTGTTATCTGTCCTCGCTGTCGCTGTGTTCGTCGGGCTGGGCCGGATGGTCGTGCAGAAGATCAAGGCCGACCGTGCGGCGAAGGGGACCCATGTGGCCGGACCGCTGGACGATAAGACCCGCGCGTGGATCAGCGAGGTGGTCCGGACTCCGCGGCAGTAGGCCGGCCCGGCCGCGCGGCGGGATCCGCCCGGCTTTCCAGCCCGCCCGGCTTTCCAGCCCGCCCGCACGGGATCCGCGCGTGAGGGATCCGGCCGCGCGGCAGGATCCGCCCGGCTTTCCAGCGACGCACTTTCCTCCACCGACGTCTATCGACGCAGCTCAGAAGCCTCGTCGACGCATCGTGTCGTATTGCGTGACAAATTTTTGAATAGCTTCTTGTGGTCTATGTCATATCTCGCTCTCAGTCTGTACTGTATGAATCGGCTGGTATCCGTCGGGGCCGCACCGGGCGATCGCCCGGTGCGGCCCTGCCAGTCCGCTGGGCCCGGTATTGAAGCCGGGCCGTTCCTTTACGAAAGGTTCATCACTCGTGACATCACCAGGAAAGAGCTTCCTTCGAAGCGGGGGACTCCGGAGGGCCGCGGCACTGACCCTGGGCTTGCCGGTTCTTCTGTCCAGCATCGCGATCGCACCCGCCAACGCGGCCCCGGTGCAAGGCCCGGGCGTAGCCGGCGTCGCGCAGAAGAATGTTGATCCGAACAATTACAAGGACGGCCGCTACATTGTGGTCCTGGCGGAAAAGCCGTCAGCAACCTACGACGGCGGAACGGCCGGCCTGCCGGCCACCAAGCCCGCATCCGGCAAGAAGCTGGACGCGACCAGGGCCGAAGTCAAACAGTACCGGGCGCACCTGGAACAGAAGCAGGCCCAGGTGGCCGGCCAGCAGGGCGTCCAGATCCAGCGCCAGTTCACGGCTGCAATCAACGGCTTCAGCGCCAAGCTGACGGCGGACCAGGCCCTCAAGCTGGCGAAGGACCCCTCGGTCCTGATGGTCGCGCCGGACACGGAGAACGCACCCGACTACTCCAGCACCGACTTCCTGAAGCTCAGCGGACCCACCGGCACCTGGAACACCAAGTTCGGCGGCCAGGACGCGGCGGGGAAGGGCGTCGTGGTCGGTGTCATCGACACCGGATACACCCCGTCCAGCGCCTACTTCGCCGGCCAGGAGGTCAAGCCGCTCACCGGGGCTCCCGTCGTCGGCGTGCCCTTCCGCACGGCGGACGGCAAGATTGAAATGCTCAAGGCCGACGGCGAGCTCTTCAAGGGCGATTGCCAGACCGGCACCGACTTTGACGGCACTGCCTGCAACTCCAAGGTCCTGAGCGCGCGCTACTTTGGCGATGCCTTCGCGGGCACTGTCCCGCCGGAGAACTGGGCCCCCGGCGAACGCCTGTCCCCGGTCGACGCTGCCAGCCACGGAACCCACACCGCCAGCACGGCTGCCGGAAATGGCAATGTCGAAGCCATGGTTGACGGCCGGAGCTTCGGTGCGACCAGCGGCATCGCGCCGGCCGCGAAGCTGTCCATCTACAAGGTCTGCTGGGAAGACACCGACCCCAACACGGGCGGCTGCTACTCGTCGGCGTCCATCGACGCCATCAACCAGGCCATTCAGGACGGCGTGGACGTCCTGAACTACTCCATCTCCGGCGCCACGGACACCACCACGGACCCGGTCTCCTGGGCGTTCCTGTCCGCCGCCTCGGCCGGGATCTTCGTCGCCGCGTCCGCCGGCAACTCCGGCCCGACCGCCAGCACCGTCAACCATGGTGCACCCTGGATGACTACGGTCGCCGCCAGCAGCTTCTCGCAGGAACTGCAGGGCACGGCCGAGTTCTCCGACGGCAGCAAGTACCGCGGCGCCAGCATCATGAACAGCCAGGTCTCCAACGCCGGCGTGGTGCTGGCAGCCAACGCAGGAGCCGCCGGAAGCGCCAGCCCAAACTTGTGCGGCAACGGCACGCTGGACCCTGCCAAGATCGCCGGCAAGGTTGTGGTCTGCGACCGCGGCGTCGTGGACCGCGTCGAGAAGAGCGCCGAGGTCAAGCGCGGCGGCGGCGTCGGCATGATCCTCGTCAACCTGAGCAACTCCTCGCTGGACACGGACAAGCACTCGGTCCCCACAGTCCACGTGAACCCGCCCGCCACCGCGGCCATCAAGGCCAAGGTCACGGCAAACCCGGCCATCACGGTTTCCCTGGTGAACAAGGACACCACCGGACTGCCCCTCGAAGCGCAGCCCCAGATCGCAGGGTTCTCCTCCCGAGGCCCGCTGCTGGCCGCCGGTTCCGACCTCCTGAAGCCCGACGTCGCGGCGCCGGGTGTGGCCGTGCTGGCCGGCGTTTCGCCGATCGGCACCGGAGGCGACAACTTCGGGTTCCTCTCCGGCACCTCCATGGCGTCTCCGCATGTGGCCGGCTTCGGCGCACTGATCCTGGCCAAGAACCCCACGTGGTCCCCGGCGACGGTCAAGTCCGCGATGATGACCACCACGAGCGACGTCAAGAACGCCGACGGGTCGAAAAACACCGATGTCTTTGCCACCGGTGCAGGCCAGGTGGACCCGGCCCGTGTGCTGGATCCGGGCCTCGTGTACGACGCCACCACGGATGACTACCTGGCCTTCATCCAGGGCACCGGCATCAAGCTCGGGATCCCGGGGATCGGCACCACCAAGCCGCGCGACATGAACCTCCCGTCCTTCGCCCTGGGCAACCTGGCCGGGAGGATTGAGGTCACCCGCACACTGACCGCATTGACCCCGGGGACCTACAAGGCCGCGTTCGATGTTCCCGGCATCAAGGTCAGTGTGACCCCGGCCGTTCTGAACTTCAGTGCCGCGGGAGAAAAGCGCACATTCAGGGTCTCGTTTGAGAACCAGGGCGCGCCCCTGGGCAAGTTCGCCACGGGTTCGCTGACGTGGCAGGGCGCCAACAAGAACGTGGCGTCGCCGATTGCGGTCCGCCCGCAGTCGGTGGTGACGTCGCAGGACGTTGCCTTCACGTCCCAGGGCGGCAGCGGTTCGGGCGACATCAACGTGGTCTCCGGCACGAGCTCGCCGATCAACATGACCTTCGACGGACTCTCCAAAGCCGATTCCACCGCCGCCGAGCTGGTCCCGGGCCCGTTCACGGGCGTTCCGGACGCCTCGAACGTCGTCAAGACGGTCACGGTCAAGGACGGGTCCCCGCTGGCCAAGTTCTCGGTCATTTCCTCGGATCCAGGCGCCGACTTCGACCTCTACGTCATGACCCCCGACGGTCCCGTGACGGCCGCGACGTCCTCGGCAAGCGAATCAGTGTCCATCCCCAACCCGACCGCGGGTGAGTACACGCTTTACGCAAACCTGTACGCCAGCCCGAACAACAGGGCCACCAAGGCCTCGGTCGACGCCGCCGTGCTGGGGGACGTCGTGGGCAAGTCCTCGCTGAGCCCGAACCCGCTTCGGCTCGCCAACGGCAAGGCCGGCAAGGTCACGCTGGGCTGGTCGGGGCTGCAGCCGGGTTCCTACATCGGCCGCGTCACCTTCGCCGGTGCCAGCGATCCCACGTTCGTCAGCGTCCTGGTGACTCCGGCCGGGGCCGTCGCGGTCCCGCCGGCCTCGGCGGACCAGAACTCCGCCGATGGTCCGGGCGACAGCGCCGACGGCGGCATCGGTCACGAGGACAAGGGCAAGATCCAGAACAGCGATAGGTCCTACGCTCCGAACAACGCCATCTAGGTAACGCCGTTTAGGCGGAATCCGGCACCAAATACGGCAACGGCCGGCGGTTCACACCACCGGCCGTTGCCGTTTAAGTCGCAGTCGCAGTCAGAGTCGCAGGACCAGGACCAGGACCAGGATCGCGGCAGAGGCGTGCACCGCTGTGCCGTTGCCGTTCGGCGGGAACTTCAGACGGCGCCGGTGCCCCCCGCGACGCCGCCGAGCAGCGGCGCCATGGCGCGCCAGCGGGCGATCTCGCAGCCGTCGGTCCGGCTGAAGCGGCTGTTGACTTCGCGGCCCAGGTACCAGCCGGTCACGACGGCGGTCTGCGGACCGCCGTACTGCTGCGTGCACAGCCGCGGCGGGCCCGGCTTAGGGAAGAAGACGGCCTCGCCGTGGAGCCGGACGGCCTCCAGGGCGGCGGCCGGATCGGGCAGCGTCGAGGCGGCGGAGGGGGCGCCGTCGCCGGCTTCCAGCCGGAACGTGTATTCGGGGGCGCCGGGAGCTTCGGTCAGGCGGATGGTCAGATCGACGTCGTTGTGGGCGTCCGGGGCGTTTCCGGGGCTGGCGGTGTCTGTCATGACGGTCCCTTCAGTCTGGTGCCCGGCTGTCTGGTTTCCGGCCCGGTGTGCCGGCCATCGGTCGCGGAGCGGCCGTGGCCGCGGTCCTGGGCAGCGATGTTGAGCAGCGGCGTAAGCTCCTGCAGCAGCCGAGCCCGGAGCTGCTGCGACTCGGCCGCGAACGCCCGCTGATAGTCAACGTACTCGGACTTGCCTTCCGGGGTCTCGATCCGGATGGCCGGGTACCCCCAGTCGGCGAGGTCGTACGGGGAGGCCCGCATGTCCATGGCACGGATCCGCCATGACAGCTCGAAGCAGTCCATGACGAGCTCACCGGGCAGCAGCGGGGAGAGCTTGTAGGCCCATTTGTAGAGGTCCATGTTGGCGTGCAGGCAGCCGGGCTGCTCCATGGTCCGCTGGTTCTCCCGGCTGGGGACCAGGCTGTTCAACGGCACAGCGTCCGGCGTGTAAAAGCGGAAGGCATCGAAATGCGAGCAGCGGATCCGGTTCTCCTCCACCACCTCGTCGGTGCGCCCCGACCCCAGCCGCAACTCCAGGTACTCGTGCCGGAGGTCGAACTTGTCCTGCCGGTAGACCATGGCCCACTCGTGCAGCCCGAAGCAGCCGAACTGGGCCGGCCGCGCGGCGGTCCCGGCGAGGATGATCCCGGCGAACTGCAGTGCCTCCCGGCGGTCCCTGAGGAAGGCGTCGACGTCGACTGTCACGGCCGGCGCGTCCGCCGGCAGAGCGGCGGCGGCGAGTTCGCCGTCGTCGGCCGTGCGGTAATACTTCCAGCCGGTCCGCACCGCTGCCTCGGGGCCGGAGAGCACGACGCCGGCGCCCGGGTGCCAGCGCAGCAGCTGACCGGGTTTCTGGGTGTAGTAGGTGAAGAGGAAGTCCTCGACCGGGTGCTTGCGGCCGGCGGAGCGCCGCTGGAGGTAGGGGTCCGCATAGCGGCGGACGCGTTGCTGGTGGGCGGCCTGGCGCGGCAGCCATTCTTCCTGCTGGAGGTGCAAGGGCTTAGCTCGCCCCGGCCGATGAGCCCAGGACGTCCTTGGCGGCGTTCCAGGCGGCGATTTCACAGCCGTCCTTCAGGGTGAAGGTAGCCTGCACCGGGTGCCCGTCCACGACGCCGGTGACGGTCGCCACCTGCGGACCGCCGTATTGCTGGGTGCAGACCCGGTCCTTGCCGGCCGGAACGGGGCTGAGGATGGACGGGTTGTTTTTGATGGCGATGCACGCTGCGGCGGCGCTGGGGTGCTGGCTTTCGGCCGCGGGAATCCCGTTCTGGCAGACGAGCGTGAAGTTGCTCGCGGTGGCGGTCTCGGACGGCTTGATCATGATGGCAAGCTCGGCGTTGCCCTGCCCCGGGCCGGACGGCAACGGCACCGCGGACGGTGACGGGGCCGGGGACGTTGTCTCGGTGTCCGGCGATGGGGAGCCGGACGGGGCTGTCTGCGACGGCGTGGAGGAGGTGCCCGCCGTCGTGCTCGGGGAGGGAGAAGGCGTGGGCCCGCCGTTCGGCGTGCAGGCGGCCAGTCCGGCCACGGCCATCAGGATGGCCGTCAGAACCAGTGCCGGGCGGCCCGATTGCGTGCGCATCAGCTGTCCTCCTCTGTTTTGCCCAGTCTATCGCCGGGGCGCCTCTTCCGGCCCGGGCCTTGTGGCCGCTATCAGGTCCATCATGGACGCGTGCAGCTGGCTGACCTGTTCGCGTGTCAGGCCCAGCCGAGCCATCATGATGCCCGGGACGGCGGTGGCCTGCTCCCGAAGGGCTGCTCCGCGGGGCGTCAGCCGGACATCCAGGGTGCGCTCGTTGCCTTCCATCCGCTGGCGGGTGATGAACCCGGCCGTTTCGAGGCGGCGCAGCAGCGGCGAGATGGTGGCGGGCTCCTGGGCCAGGGCGTCGCTGATGTCCCGGACAGACCGGGGGCTGGCCTCCCAGAGGCACAACATGACGAGGTACTGCGGGTGGGTCAGGCCGAGCCTGTCCAGGACCGGCTTGTAGGCGCCCACGACGCTCCGGGAAGCCACCGTCAGGGCGAAGCAGAGCTGCTGTTCCAGGAGGAGGTCATCATGCGCGGCCCGGGAATCCTGCGGATTGGGGGACGTTCTGGCCGAGTCCGGGGCTGCGTGAGCGTCGTCCGTTGCCCGGATTCCTGCGGTTCCTTTGGTCACACCGGCTCCTTCAAATGATTAGTGCACTAATGATTAGCGTACACTGGTGGCATTGTCTTGTTCCCAGGAAAGGATAGCCATGGCCAAGGAAAACGCCGCCGAGAGGTTCATGCGGGCAACCGGGAAGCTCCGGGCCGTCTTCGGTCCAGCGAACCGCAGCTCGATCGGCCATGAGATGACCGAGCAGAACCGGAGGCTGTTGGAGGTACGCCAGGCCGAGACCCAGCAGTGGGAGACCGTTCACCGGCCCGACGGCAGCACGTACGTGGTGCCCCGCAACCCTGAGGACAAGTCCCTGCGGTAGGCACGTCTTCCCCGAATCCCACCCGGGCCATTTCCCGCCGTCGGGCGTAAAATGAGGGCACTGACACACCGCTGTGCAGCATCCTGATCCACCCGTGACGAGGAAAGGGGGTGGGACTAGTGACACGTGCAGTCAAAGCTTTCATGGACAAGACCGACAAGCTGAGGCTCCTGTTCGGACCCGCAAACCGGGGCGACACCGCGGCGCCTGTAGTTCACCGGCATGACGACTTCGAACACGCCTCGGAAGACGACCTGGCAAGCTTCGAGGTCGAGACGGACTCGCATGGACATCACTACGCTGTCCGGAAAACAGATCTCTGGAAAGAAGAGGTCTGAACCCGGCCGACGACGAACGAAATGAGGAAGGGAGCGGCGCCTGCCGCTCCCTTCCTCATCTATATGCCGGCATCAGCCGGGGTGTCCTCGCTTCGGCGGGCCGCCTAGCGGCCGGTGCCGCCGTAGACCGTGGCCTCGTCCTCGCTGTCGAGGTCAAACGCCTTGTGGATGGCCCGGACGGCGTCGTCGAGCAGGTCCGCGTGGGTGACCACCGAGATGCGGATCTCCGAGGTGGAGATCATATTGATGTTGATGCCGGCCTCGGAGAGGGCCGCGAAGAAGCGCGCGGATACGCCCGGGTGCGAGCGCATGCCGGCGCCGATCAGGGAGAGCTTGCCGATCTTCTCGTTGTATTCGATGCTCTCGAAGCCGATCCGGTCCTGCGCAGCGTGCAGGGCAGCCAGGGCCTCGGCGCCCTCGACGATCGGGAGCGTGAACGAGATGTCTGTCCGGCCGGTGCCGTGGGTGGAGACGTTCTGGACGATCATGTCGATGTTCGAGTGGGCGTCCGCGATGACCTGGAAGATCGCGGCAGCCTTGCCGGGGATGTCCGGCACACCGACAACCGTGACCTTGGCTTCGGAACGATCGTGTGCAACACCGGAGATGATTGGCTGCTCCAAGGCAACTCCCTCTTGGGTCGTGATCTTGTCGTCGGCGCCTGGCAGGACCCAGGTGCCTTCGTTCTGGCTGAATGAGGAACGGACGTGCAGCGGTACACCGAAGCGGCGGGCATATTCGACGCAGCGCAGATGCAGAATCTTAGCGCCGGATGCGGCCAGCTCCAGCATTTCCTCGCTGGAAATGCGGTCGATTTTCTTGGCCGACGGCACGACGCGCGGGTCGGCCGTGTAGACGCCGTCGACGTCGGTGAAGATCTCGCACACATCGGCGTCGAGCGCCGCGGCGAGTGCCACCGCCGTCGTGTCCGAACCGCCGCGGCCCAGAGTCGTGATCTCGTTCGTGGTGCGGCTCATGCCCTGGAACCCGGCCACGATCGCGATATGACCCTTGTCCAGGGCGGTGCGGATGCGGTGGGGGTCGACGTCGATGATCCGGGCCTTGCCGTGGATGCCGTCGGTGATCATGCCAGCCTGGGACCCGGTGAAGGACTGGGCCGAGGCGCCGAACTTGTTGATGGCCATGGCCAGCAGCGCCATGGAGATGCGCTCCCCGGCGGAGAGGAGCATGTCCATTTCCCGGGCCGGGGCGGAATCGGTCACCTGGCTTGCGAGGTCGAGGAGCTCATCAGTGGTGTCGCCCATGGCGGAGACCACGACGACGACCTCGTCGCCGGCGTTGTGGGCATCCACGACCCGACGGGCGACGCGCTTAATGCCCTCCGCATCCGCCACCGAGGAACCGCCGAACTTCTTCACGACAAGGTGCTTGGTGGCGGCGGCCGAGACGGGCAGCGTCTGCGATCCGGGCTGGACTTCGGTAGTGGGCAAACTCATTCGCGCACCCTCACTGGATCATCGGGGTTCTGGGCCAGGCAACCAAACGGCGCGACGGCATAACTTCTCCTCCCAGTTTATCGCCGTGCCGCCCGCGCCGTTGAATTGTGACCGAATGGCAGACACACCCCGTCCCTGCCACCGGACATGCCCCGTGTTGCGGCCCGGGGGTGGGCATGCTCTCCCGTTCCGCGGGACATGCTCAGTCTTGGCGGTCAGGGGTGGGCCTGAGGGCATTGTGTCCATTCCCGGGGGCGGGCGCGGGACATGTCCTGCGGACGGGAGGGAGTGCGGGCGAGGGATGTCCGGCAGTCAAGTCCTTTGGGTGGGTATGCCCCGTGCTGCGGCCCGGTGGTGGGCATGCTCTCCCGTTCCGCGGGACATGCTCAGTCTTGGCGGTCAGGGGTGGGCCTGAGGGCATTGTGTCCATTCCCGGGGGCGGGCGCGGGACATGTCCTGCGGCCCGGAAGCAGCAGGCAGCGGCGAGCGGCCGGGGCTAGCCGCGATCCAGCCGGTAGCGCCAGGAAGGCAGCTGTTTGCCCGCGGTGTCTTCGGACACCGGAAGGAAGTGGTCCTTCCGGAAGCCCAGGCCCTCCAGCAGCCTGCGCGAAGGGAGATTGGGCTCGTAGACCCCCGCGAAAATGGTCTCGCTGCCGCGGGAGGTGAAGAACCACCCGACGAGGGCGCCGGCGGCCTCCCGGCCAAGACCTTAGCCGTGGTGCTCCGGATGCAGGATGTAGTCCAGGCACGCGGACTCGGCGGGTATCCGGCCGGGCACCGGGGGCTCCTCGGTGTTCCAAGTCCGGCCGTCCCCGATGACCTCGCCGGTGGACCGGAGTTCGAACGCCCAGCCGAAGTGGAACCACACAGCGGT from Arthrobacter sp. NicSoilB8 harbors:
- the purS gene encoding phosphoribosylformylglycinamidine synthase subunit PurS: MPRIVVDVMPKPEILDPQGKAIVGALPRLGFTAFSSVRQGKRFELTVDGEVTEEILAQARDAAETLLSNPVIEDVVNVEVVEA
- a CDS encoding S8 family peptidase translates to MTLGLPVLLSSIAIAPANAAPVQGPGVAGVAQKNVDPNNYKDGRYIVVLAEKPSATYDGGTAGLPATKPASGKKLDATRAEVKQYRAHLEQKQAQVAGQQGVQIQRQFTAAINGFSAKLTADQALKLAKDPSVLMVAPDTENAPDYSSTDFLKLSGPTGTWNTKFGGQDAAGKGVVVGVIDTGYTPSSAYFAGQEVKPLTGAPVVGVPFRTADGKIEMLKADGELFKGDCQTGTDFDGTACNSKVLSARYFGDAFAGTVPPENWAPGERLSPVDAASHGTHTASTAAGNGNVEAMVDGRSFGATSGIAPAAKLSIYKVCWEDTDPNTGGCYSSASIDAINQAIQDGVDVLNYSISGATDTTTDPVSWAFLSAASAGIFVAASAGNSGPTASTVNHGAPWMTTVAASSFSQELQGTAEFSDGSKYRGASIMNSQVSNAGVVLAANAGAAGSASPNLCGNGTLDPAKIAGKVVVCDRGVVDRVEKSAEVKRGGGVGMILVNLSNSSLDTDKHSVPTVHVNPPATAAIKAKVTANPAITVSLVNKDTTGLPLEAQPQIAGFSSRGPLLAAGSDLLKPDVAAPGVAVLAGVSPIGTGGDNFGFLSGTSMASPHVAGFGALILAKNPTWSPATVKSAMMTTTSDVKNADGSKNTDVFATGAGQVDPARVLDPGLVYDATTDDYLAFIQGTGIKLGIPGIGTTKPRDMNLPSFALGNLAGRIEVTRTLTALTPGTYKAAFDVPGIKVSVTPAVLNFSAAGEKRTFRVSFENQGAPLGKFATGSLTWQGANKNVASPIAVRPQSVVTSQDVAFTSQGGSGSGDINVVSGTSSPINMTFDGLSKADSTAAELVPGPFTGVPDASNVVKTVTVKDGSPLAKFSVISSDPGADFDLYVMTPDGPVTAATSSASESVSIPNPTAGEYTLYANLYASPNNRATKASVDAAVLGDVVGKSSLSPNPLRLANGKAGKVTLGWSGLQPGSYIGRVTFAGASDPTFVSVLVTPAGAVAVPPASADQNSADGPGDSADGGIGHEDKGKIQNSDRSYAPNNAI
- a CDS encoding serine protease inhibitor encodes the protein MTDTASPGNAPDAHNDVDLTIRLTEAPGAPEYTFRLEAGDGAPSAASTLPDPAAALEAVRLHGEAVFFPKPGPPRLCTQQYGGPQTAVVTGWYLGREVNSRFSRTDGCEIARWRAMAPLLGGVAGGTGAV
- a CDS encoding 3-methyladenine DNA glycosylase, translating into MHLQQEEWLPRQAAHQQRVRRYADPYLQRRSAGRKHPVEDFLFTYYTQKPGQLLRWHPGAGVVLSGPEAAVRTGWKYYRTADDGELAAAALPADAPAVTVDVDAFLRDRREALQFAGIILAGTAARPAQFGCFGLHEWAMVYRQDKFDLRHEYLELRLGSGRTDEVVEENRIRCSHFDAFRFYTPDAVPLNSLVPSRENQRTMEQPGCLHANMDLYKWAYKLSPLLPGELVMDCFELSWRIRAMDMRASPYDLADWGYPAIRIETPEGKSEYVDYQRAFAAESQQLRARLLQELTPLLNIAAQDRGHGRSATDGRHTGPETRQPGTRLKGPS
- a CDS encoding SSI family serine proteinase inhibitor; the protein is MRTQSGRPALVLTAILMAVAGLAACTPNGGPTPSPSPSTTAGTSSTPSQTAPSGSPSPDTETTSPAPSPSAVPLPSGPGQGNAELAIMIKPSETATASNFTLVCQNGIPAAESQHPSAAAACIAIKNNPSILSPVPAGKDRVCTQQYGGPQVATVTGVVDGHPVQATFTLKDGCEIAAWNAAKDVLGSSAGAS
- a CDS encoding MarR family transcriptional regulator; amino-acid sequence: MEQQLCFALTVASRSVVGAYKPVLDRLGLTHPQYLVMLCLWEASPRSVRDISDALAQEPATISPLLRRLETAGFITRQRMEGNERTLDVRLTPRGAALREQATAVPGIMMARLGLTREQVSQLHASMMDLIAATRPGPEEAPRR
- a CDS encoding aspartate kinase, whose protein sequence is MSLPTTEVQPGSQTLPVSAAATKHLVVKKFGGSSVADAEGIKRVARRVVDAHNAGDEVVVVVSAMGDTTDELLDLASQVTDSAPAREMDMLLSAGERISMALLAMAINKFGASAQSFTGSQAGMITDGIHGKARIIDVDPHRIRTALDKGHIAIVAGFQGMSRTTNEITTLGRGGSDTTAVALAAALDADVCEIFTDVDGVYTADPRVVPSAKKIDRISSEEMLELAASGAKILHLRCVEYARRFGVPLHVRSSFSQNEGTWVLPGADDKITTQEGVALEQPIISGVAHDRSEAKVTVVGVPDIPGKAAAIFQVIADAHSNIDMIVQNVSTHGTGRTDISFTLPIVEGAEALAALHAAQDRIGFESIEYNEKIGKLSLIGAGMRSHPGVSARFFAALSEAGININMISTSEIRISVVTHADLLDDAVRAIHKAFDLDSEDEATVYGGTGR